A single Elaeis guineensis isolate ETL-2024a chromosome 15, EG11, whole genome shotgun sequence DNA region contains:
- the LOC105058208 gene encoding uncharacterized protein yields the protein MLLHELSSLLRRRGFKTLLTFLHHCRRLGDPLTFSFSSVTTAATAAAVKSSSPGPQFMVEYLITSCGLSPSEAAKASNHLRRIKSPQRPDSVLGFFKSQGFDDADVKKIVYGQPRCLGFDVEKTLAPKFRALRDLGFSQSDLHHLVLSHPSVLNLRLHRTLLPRIEVWRKLFGSMELLKKFLKRKNRFLWWSIEKRILPNLSLLRDYGIPDKRISLMVKRGPSLIARRPDSLRHLVGRVEELGVPPHSGMFAWVLPTLHTFSKARFAAKMELMRSFGWSESEFLTAFSKAPCMLNVSKKMMQRKMEFLVKEAGCTPSYVARFPVLLMCSLDKRLVPRYRAIEILKSKGLHTRKHDLYRIMCVSEKDFFEKFILCHKEKVPELHEMFTAGCKKAAS from the coding sequence ATGCTGCTCCAcgagctctcctctctcctccGCCGTCGCGGCTTCAAaaccctcctcaccttcctccaccaCTGCCGCCGCCTCGGCGATCCCCTCACCTTTTCCTTCTCCTCCGTCACCACtgccgccaccgccgccgccgtTAAAAGCTCATCTCCCGGACCCCAGTTCATGGTGGAGTACCTTATCACGTCCTGTGGCCTCTCTCCGTCCGAGGCTGCCAAGGCCTCCAACCACCTCCGTCGCATCAAATCCCCTCAACGGCCAGACTCCGTCCTTGGTTTCTTCAAAAGCCAGGGTTTTGACGACGCCGACGTCAAAAAGATCGTATATGGTCAACCCAGATGTCTCGGCTTCGACGTGGAGAAGACCCTGGCCCCAAAGTTCCGAGCTTTACGAGACCTGGGCTTCTCACAGTCCGATCTCCACCACCTCGTCCTCTCCCATCCTTCCGTCCTCAACTTGAGGTTACACCGCACCCTCCTTCCTAGGATCGAGGTTTGGAGGAAGCTTTTTGGCTCCATGGAGCTCCTGAAGAAATTTCTGAAGAGGAAGAATCGGTTTCTCTGGTGGAGCATCGAGAAGAGGATCCTTCCTAACCTCTCACTCCTGCGGGACTACGGCATTCCAGACAAGAGAATCTCTCTTATGGTGAAGCGAGGCCCATCACTCATTGCCCGGAGGCCAGATTCACTCCGGCATTTAGTCGGTCGCGTCGAGGAGCTGGGCGTACCACCCCATTCGGGGATGTTCGCCTGGGTCCTTCCAACTCTCCACACATTCAGCAAAGCTAGATTCGCGGCCAAGATGGAGCTCATGAGGAGCTTTGGGTGGTCGGAGTCAGAGTTCCTGACGGCATTCTCTAAGGCGCCTTGCATGTTGAATGTATCCAAGAAGATGATGCAGAGAAAGATGGAATTTTTGGTGAAGGAAGCTGGATGCACGCCCTCCTATGTCGCTCGCTTCCCAGTGCTTCTGATGTGTAGCTTGGATAAGAGATTGGTTCCTAGGTACCGAGCCATAGAGATTTTGAAGTCAAAAGGCTTGCACACTAGGAAACATGACCTGTACAGGATCATGTGTGTCTCAGAGAaggatttttttgagaaatttattCTCTGCCACAAAGAGAAAGTGCCTGAACTGCATGAAATGTTTACTGCTGGCTGCAAAAAGGCTGCCTCCTAA
- the LOC105058207 gene encoding F-box protein At1g10780 yields MNAVPDAIVQHILSLLINARDIAACICVSKRWKEATRFIPSLYFPRNSFDAVPRADADATIGRMISSAFWLEELVIYCPFSPSSLASWLSSCSHSLRVLELRMDGAADKSVRGAEGPNRLDCIDVAKGLEALKLWGVSMTRSPNWGSFQRLRTLEIIGATLRDSVLKDAVHACPNLTDLALLGCDGAGSVSIELERLEKCRLDFLGPGNCSLLLSSPSLQILEIQGFSWVRVSPNHCLRSLSIAKNTGRVYKVDVGKLPDLDYLSLRGVQWSWSAIHSVLQCASEVKHLVMKIEFCGDFDTLQPFPEIDLVEFFNNHLKLHNFEIHGAMFAALCQKNSLKNLDSRFVIPCLEEVLITVRSPLNAEQKLNTLESLVMYSAKLRHMVIRISQMKNCHESADDFFEEICKFKHMNYKIVRIE; encoded by the exons ATGAATGCGGTGCCTGATGCGATCGTCCAACACATCCTTTCCCTTTTGATCAATGCCCGCGACATCGCGGCGTGCATATGCGTCTCCAAGCGGTGGAAGGAAGCCACCCGTTTCATCCCCTCCCTCTACTTTCCCCGCAACTCGTTCGACGCTGTCCCGCGTGCTGATGCCGATGCCACCATTGGTCGCATGATCTCCTCGGCCTTCTGGCTCGAGGAGCTCGTCATCTACTGCCCCTTCTCGCCCTCAAGCCTCGCCTCCTGGCTCTCCTCCTGCAGTCACTCCCTCCGTGTTCTCGAGCTCCGGATGGATGGTGCCGCGGATAAGTCGGTCCGAGGAGCCGAGGGCCCCAACCGGCTCGACTGCATTGATGTGGCAAAGGGGTTGGAAGCCCTCAAGCTTTGGGGTGTTTCCATGACCAGGTCCCCCAACTGGGGCTCCTTCCAGAGGCTCCGCACGCTGGAGATTATTGGAGCCACGCTGAGGGACAGCGTCTTGAAGGATGCAGTGCATGCTTGCCCAAACCTGACCGACTTGGCACTGCTGGGGTGTGATGGGGCTGGCTCGGTGTCGATCGAATTGGAGCGGTTGGAGAAGTGCAGGCTGGATTTCTTGGGTCCAGGGAACTGCTCGCTTTTGCTCAGCTCGCCGAGCCTTCAGATTCTTGAGATCCAAGGTTTCAGCTGGGTGCGAGTAAGCCCGAACCATTGCTTGAGAAGTCTCAGCATTGCAAAAAATACAG GTAGGGTCTACAAGGTGGATGTGGGAAAGCTTCCAGACCTGGACTACTTGTCCCTCAGAGGGGTCCAATGGAGCTGGAGTGCAATACATTCTGTCCTACAGTGTGCAAGTGAGGTGAAACACCTTGTCATGAAGATTGAATTTTGTGGGGATTTCGACACACTCCAACCTTTTCCAGAGATTGATTTGGTTGAGTTCTTCAACAACCATCTGAAGCTGCATAACTTTGAGATCCATGGAGCAATGTTTGCTGCACTGTGCCAAAAGAACAGCCTAAAAAAT ctGGATTCGAGATTTGTAATACCTTGCTTGGAGGAGGTTCTCATCACGGTGAGATCGCCACTGAATGCAGAGCAAAAACTGAACACTCTGGAGTCATTGGTCATGTATAGTGCGAAGCTGCGCCACATGGTTATTAGGATTTCTCAGATGAAGAACTGCCATGAAAGTGCTGATGATTTCTTTGAGGAGATTTGCAAATTCAAGCATATGAATTATAAGATAGTCCGAATTGAATAA